Proteins co-encoded in one Pseudomonas beijingensis genomic window:
- a CDS encoding RHS repeat-associated core domain-containing protein, whose amino-acid sequence MSSTDETLLCRYRYDPLDRLADSTPSAQARTQRFYLKERLTSEIQGSVQRSIFQQDDQLLAQQQRQDGVVETTLLGTDPQRSVLHALDATQPHPLAYTPYGHHAAQSGLLSLLGFNGERPDPVTGHYLLGNGYRAFNPTLMRFNSPDSMSPFGKGGLNPYAYGQGDPINKSDPTGHFNIITSPFKGLVNWVGIRTPKDIFMVHGVKLRISFKKVPGDFIKQPMVQFSPKRPLTSDIIDADIWQLERSLINDSTNIIKQEIQAAHIIKLGRVPRNRRTGFSKLLEDIQHNRNKYRDDLERYRQRIEGLLPPTPAPPPTYTQSKFWYSGQTRGEIIRDAEPSPP is encoded by the coding sequence ATGTCCTCCACAGATGAAACCTTGCTCTGCCGTTACCGCTACGACCCACTGGATCGCCTGGCCGATTCCACGCCATCGGCCCAGGCCCGCACCCAGCGCTTCTACCTGAAGGAGCGTCTGACCAGCGAAATCCAGGGCTCGGTACAACGATCGATTTTCCAGCAGGACGACCAGCTCCTGGCCCAACAACAGCGCCAGGATGGCGTCGTCGAAACCACCTTGCTGGGCACCGATCCGCAACGCTCGGTATTGCATGCGCTCGATGCCACGCAACCTCATCCCCTCGCCTACACCCCCTACGGTCATCACGCTGCGCAAAGCGGCTTGCTCAGCCTGCTCGGCTTCAACGGCGAACGGCCGGACCCGGTGACCGGGCACTATTTATTGGGGAATGGTTATCGGGCGTTTAACCCAACGCTGATGCGGTTCAATAGTCCGGATTCGATGAGCCCATTTGGAAAAGGTGGGTTGAATCCTTACGCGTATGGCCAGGGCGACCCCATTAATAAGAGCGATCCAACGGGGCATTTCAATATTATTACCAGCCCCTTCAAAGGACTTGTTAATTGGGTAGGAATCAGGACACCTAAAGATATTTTTATGGTTCACGGCGTCAAATTGCGTATTTCGTTCAAGAAAGTGCCTGGGGATTTTATCAAACAGCCTATGGTGCAATTTTCACCGAAACGGCCTTTGACTTCAGACATTATCGATGCAGACATCTGGCAGCTCGAGCGGTCTCTTATCAACGACAGCACCAATATTATTAAACAAGAGATACAAGCAGCCCACATCATTAAGTTGGGGCGAGTACCTCGTAATAGACGCACTGGATTTTCTAAACTTCTGGAAGACATACAGCACAACCGAAACAAGTATCGTGACGACTTGGAGAGGTATCGGCAAAGAATTGAGGGGCTGCTACCCCCGACTCCCGCACCGCCACCCACCTATACACAGTCGAAATTTTGGTATTCAGGACAAACACGCGGTGAAATTATCAGGGACGCAGAGCCGTCGCCCCCCTAA